The Chryseolinea soli genome contains a region encoding:
- a CDS encoding helix-hairpin-helix domain-containing protein: MKRLLAAVLVAWSTNGFAQEYPREEIDVNQLIDEWYGIQELDLNYSDLYENLVQLLARPLNLNTATGEQLRFIKILSPEQIKNLLTYRAENKDFVSVYELQSVPLFDIETLHRLAPFVYVPDPATMLDASFLARIKNQSDSYLLLRYGRSLQNAREYNTQTDSSARFKGSPENVYMRFRCTVPGEFSVGFTAEKDAGEALRWDPAARYYGFDYFSFHAHLQNKGRIKNLVVGDYQSQFGQGLMLGGIFGMGKGGETITTVRRTNIGLLPYTSVYEAGFMRGAATTVALTGVLSVTGFYSTTKRDAAVSSRDTTSASAEDAETIFISSFQTTGLHRTEKELAARHQVSDKSWGGVLQYKAGAVDAGLMFNRVDFGASVMPKVTPYNPFAFTGSRNQNVGGYLNYSFQNMTFFSEYARSINGGAAYAVGTLWSLSGKLDLSLLYRTFAPDFYAFYSNAFAEGSTTQNEAGLYWGWKYKVNRRWTFAGYMDLFRFPWPRFRAYAPTEGHEGLLRIVYQPSRTVMIFAEAREEVKSRNETSASSNLYHILEGTKHLYRVNLEYGINQTLHLKTRAQLSTLDFRGKQTQGFVLLQDVTVKTGPLEWTGRYALFDTDDYDNRQYTYEKDVWLACSMPAYYGRGVRQVLLLEYKMSKAISFWLRYGQTRYVGREEIQSSGGTIAGSIQNDMKVQMRISF; the protein is encoded by the coding sequence ATGAAACGGCTCCTCGCAGCGGTGCTTGTGGCCTGGTCGACGAATGGCTTTGCCCAGGAATATCCCCGCGAGGAAATTGATGTGAACCAACTTATCGACGAGTGGTATGGCATCCAGGAGTTGGATCTGAACTACAGCGATCTCTACGAAAACCTGGTGCAACTCCTCGCCCGCCCGCTCAACCTGAACACCGCCACCGGGGAGCAACTGCGCTTTATCAAAATACTTTCTCCGGAGCAAATCAAGAACCTGCTGACCTATCGCGCAGAGAACAAAGACTTTGTCTCCGTCTACGAGCTTCAATCCGTCCCCTTATTCGATATAGAGACCCTTCACAGACTGGCGCCGTTTGTCTACGTTCCCGATCCGGCCACGATGCTCGACGCCAGCTTCCTGGCACGCATAAAAAACCAAAGCGACAGCTATCTTCTGTTGCGCTATGGCCGCAGTTTACAAAATGCGCGGGAGTACAATACGCAAACCGATTCCAGTGCGCGGTTCAAAGGTTCGCCGGAAAATGTGTACATGCGCTTTCGGTGCACGGTGCCGGGCGAGTTCAGCGTTGGCTTCACCGCCGAGAAAGATGCCGGCGAAGCGCTGCGTTGGGACCCTGCGGCACGGTACTATGGTTTTGATTATTTCTCATTCCATGCGCATCTCCAAAACAAGGGCCGGATAAAAAACCTGGTGGTGGGCGACTATCAAAGTCAGTTTGGACAGGGCCTCATGCTCGGTGGTATTTTTGGAATGGGCAAGGGCGGCGAAACGATCACCACCGTGCGAAGGACAAACATCGGACTGCTACCTTACACTTCCGTGTACGAAGCTGGATTTATGCGTGGCGCAGCAACCACCGTTGCATTGACGGGTGTGCTTTCGGTCACCGGGTTTTACTCCACCACCAAACGCGACGCCGCTGTGTCGTCCCGCGATACAACGTCTGCATCCGCAGAAGATGCCGAAACCATTTTCATTTCGTCTTTCCAAACCACGGGCCTGCATCGCACAGAGAAAGAGTTGGCCGCCCGCCACCAGGTGAGCGACAAAAGTTGGGGCGGGGTGCTTCAGTACAAGGCCGGCGCGGTAGATGCCGGGCTCATGTTTAACCGTGTGGACTTTGGTGCCAGCGTAATGCCCAAGGTCACGCCCTACAATCCCTTTGCGTTCACGGGGTCACGAAACCAAAATGTAGGTGGCTATCTCAACTACAGTTTTCAAAACATGACGTTCTTTAGCGAATACGCACGCTCCATTAACGGCGGCGCGGCGTATGCCGTAGGGACGTTATGGAGTCTTTCGGGCAAGCTCGACCTTTCGTTGCTGTACCGAACGTTCGCGCCTGATTTCTATGCATTCTATTCAAACGCTTTCGCGGAAGGCAGTACCACGCAAAACGAAGCGGGCCTGTATTGGGGTTGGAAATATAAAGTGAACCGGCGCTGGACCTTTGCCGGCTATATGGACCTCTTTCGCTTCCCGTGGCCGCGATTCAGAGCCTATGCCCCCACCGAAGGGCATGAGGGCTTGCTGCGGATCGTTTACCAACCTTCCCGCACGGTCATGATCTTTGCGGAAGCCCGCGAGGAAGTGAAGTCGCGAAACGAAACGTCGGCCAGCAGCAACCTCTATCATATTCTGGAAGGCACGAAACATCTCTACCGGGTCAACCTGGAGTATGGCATAAATCAAACACTCCACCTGAAAACAAGAGCCCAACTCAGCACGCTTGATTTCCGCGGCAAGCAAACCCAAGGCTTTGTTCTCCTGCAAGACGTCACCGTCAAAACCGGCCCCTTGGAATGGACCGGTCGCTATGCCCTGTTCGACACCGATGATTATGACAACCGCCAATACACTTACGAAAAGGACGTGTGGCTGGCCTGTTCCATGCCGGCCTACTATGGACGAGGGGTGAGACAAGTACTGCTGCTCGAATACAAAATGAGCAAGGCTATCAGCTTTTGGTTGCGCTATGGCCAAACGCGCTACGTCGGCCGCGAGGAAATACAATCTTCCGGGGGAACCATTGCCGGCAGCATACAAAACGATATGAAAGTGCAAATGCGGATCTCTTTTTAA
- a CDS encoding head GIN domain-containing protein has protein sequence MKIRPIIALALLFIAHLSLAQTTKKVLELPEFKGIYVNSNYTVYLKQTNKQEVTVEALTEIFSVSDIKVENGILMINVDRKPDTSNKSLWAKIDDIKLNPTMKLYVSVKNINDLQVNGGGKIISDNSIASDYMALGVSGSGSIDVDLKGNTVKAEVSGSGLLNLRGYATSIDAVVSGSGGITGYNCPLETAKVKVSGTGYCNLNVTGNIDALVLGSGTVKHKGNTKTAQKKIYGSGTVDRAY, from the coding sequence ATGAAAATCAGGCCTATTATCGCCCTCGCCCTGCTGTTTATTGCTCACCTGTCGCTCGCCCAGACCACCAAGAAGGTGCTGGAGCTTCCTGAATTCAAAGGCATTTATGTAAACTCCAACTATACGGTTTACCTGAAGCAAACCAACAAACAGGAAGTGACCGTGGAAGCCCTCACGGAAATTTTTAGCGTCAGCGACATCAAAGTGGAAAATGGAATTCTCATGATCAACGTAGACCGCAAACCCGATACCTCCAACAAAAGCCTTTGGGCCAAGATCGACGACATCAAGTTGAACCCCACCATGAAGCTCTATGTGAGCGTGAAGAACATCAACGACCTCCAGGTGAATGGCGGTGGCAAGATCATCTCCGATAACTCCATTGCATCCGACTACATGGCCCTGGGCGTATCGGGCAGCGGCTCGATCGACGTCGACTTAAAAGGGAATACGGTGAAAGCCGAAGTGAGCGGCAGCGGATTGCTCAACCTCCGCGGCTATGCCACTTCCATCGATGCGGTCGTGAGCGGCTCGGGTGGTATCACCGGCTACAACTGTCCTTTGGAAACAGCAAAAGTAAAAGTGAGCGGCACGGGCTATTGCAACCTGAACGTCACCGGCAATATCGACGCCCTCGTATTGGGCAGCGGCACCGTGAAACACAAAGGCAACACGAAGACCGCCCAGAAAAAGATCTACGGCAGCGGCACCGTTGACCGCGCCTACTAA
- a CDS encoding maleylpyruvate isomerase N-terminal domain-containing protein: MTIAIPTLHLFAPLDEKLIALLRSLSPDDWHKPTRAKQWTVKDIATHLLDGNLRTLSMLRDQYFGQPGPTDTTYKGMVRYLNDLNASWINGVRRLSPAVLVELLEHSGREYTAYLHTLDPFGPAVFSVDWAGTYPTPNWFHIARDYTEKWHHQQQIREAVNRYGIASRELYYPVLDTFLQALPHHYRGVTASPGSTVKLHITGLAGGEWYLVRKENGWQLTKEKMTPHTEITLDDDAAWKLFTKGLALEEARRLVSVTGDRALGEPIYSMVAVMA, encoded by the coding sequence ATGACCATAGCCATTCCCACCCTTCACCTTTTCGCTCCCCTCGACGAAAAGCTCATCGCCCTGCTGCGCTCCCTCTCTCCCGACGATTGGCACAAGCCCACGCGTGCCAAACAATGGACCGTAAAAGACATCGCCACCCATTTGCTCGATGGCAACCTCCGCACGTTGTCGATGTTGCGCGACCAGTATTTCGGGCAGCCCGGCCCGACGGATACTACCTATAAAGGCATGGTGCGGTATCTGAATGACCTCAATGCCTCGTGGATAAACGGTGTCCGCCGCCTCAGCCCTGCGGTGTTGGTGGAGCTGCTCGAGCATTCCGGCCGCGAATACACCGCTTACCTGCACACGCTGGACCCGTTTGGGCCCGCCGTATTTTCAGTGGATTGGGCCGGCACCTACCCCACGCCAAACTGGTTTCACATCGCCCGCGACTACACCGAGAAATGGCATCATCAACAACAGATCCGTGAAGCCGTAAACCGCTATGGCATCGCGTCGCGTGAGCTGTACTATCCTGTGCTGGATACTTTCCTGCAAGCCCTTCCCCATCACTACCGCGGCGTCACGGCCTCGCCTGGAAGCACCGTGAAGCTCCACATCACCGGTTTGGCCGGAGGTGAGTGGTACCTGGTCCGTAAAGAAAATGGATGGCAGTTGACAAAAGAAAAGATGACACCCCATACCGAGATCACACTGGACGATGACGCCGCATGGAAGCTTTTTACAAAGGGATTAGCGCTCGAGGAAGCCCGTCGTCTCGTTTCCGTTACCGGCGACAGGGCACTGGGCGAGCCCATCTACTCCATGGTCGCCGTGATGGCCTGA
- a CDS encoding DUF5009 domain-containing protein — protein sequence MNNGLTTQRILSIDALRGITILTMIFVNELAGVQGIPAWMKHMPADADAMTFVDAVFPAFLFIVGMSIPFAIANRIAKGDTTAQLQGHILFRTLGLLVLGVFMVNAEGDYHEAAMAIPIGVWSLLFYVAVILIWNVYNAENKALKYRLRATGVIILIALAFLYRGGENGTEYMKPHWWGILGLIGWAYLLGCICYQLFRGNLIALSAMVVFCIAYYALGKTIDHSSAWHVLFSQGGHASHTSLVLMGIILSLIFFHGKSMTNAQRFNAAAVYAVALIIGGVVLRPYFQISKIHATPSWCLFSAAACVVIFSFLYWLIDLKKIGGWTNFIKPAASNPLLTYIIPFVVYALMEIFHLHWPSFLREGFVGILWSLVFAVAVMSLVPVLNRMKIRLQL from the coding sequence ATGAACAACGGACTTACCACCCAACGCATCCTCTCCATCGACGCGCTCCGAGGCATCACCATCCTTACCATGATCTTTGTGAACGAGCTGGCCGGTGTGCAGGGCATTCCCGCCTGGATGAAACACATGCCCGCCGATGCCGACGCCATGACGTTTGTGGATGCCGTGTTTCCCGCTTTCCTGTTTATCGTGGGCATGTCCATTCCCTTCGCCATCGCCAACCGGATCGCCAAAGGCGACACAACGGCACAATTGCAGGGACACATCCTGTTCCGCACGTTGGGACTGCTGGTCCTGGGTGTGTTTATGGTGAATGCCGAAGGCGACTACCACGAAGCGGCGATGGCCATTCCCATCGGTGTGTGGTCGTTGTTGTTCTATGTGGCGGTGATCCTGATCTGGAATGTTTATAACGCAGAGAACAAGGCATTGAAATATCGCTTGCGGGCAACCGGTGTCATCATCCTGATCGCGCTCGCGTTCCTCTATCGCGGAGGCGAGAACGGCACGGAATATATGAAGCCTCATTGGTGGGGCATATTGGGGCTGATCGGATGGGCCTATTTGTTGGGTTGCATCTGTTACCAACTTTTCAGAGGCAACCTCATTGCCTTGTCGGCGATGGTCGTGTTCTGTATCGCGTATTATGCGCTGGGCAAAACAATAGATCACAGCTCGGCGTGGCACGTTTTGTTTAGCCAGGGCGGGCATGCCTCGCACACTTCGCTGGTGCTGATGGGGATCATCCTCTCCTTGATATTTTTCCATGGAAAGAGCATGACCAATGCGCAGCGGTTCAATGCCGCCGCGGTATATGCCGTGGCCTTGATCATCGGCGGTGTTGTCCTGCGTCCGTATTTTCAGATCTCCAAGATCCACGCCACGCCCAGCTGGTGCTTGTTCAGCGCAGCGGCCTGTGTGGTGATTTTCTCATTTTTGTATTGGCTTATCGATCTGAAGAAGATCGGCGGGTGGACGAATTTTATCAAGCCGGCCGCCTCTAATCCCTTGCTTACCTACATCATCCCCTTTGTTGTTTATGCCCTGATGGAGATCTTTCACCTGCACTGGCCGTCGTTTTTGCGCGAAGGATTTGTAGGCATCCTCTGGTCGCTGGTCTTTGCCGTAGCGGTGATGTCGTTGGTGCCGGTGCTAAACCGGATGAAGATCCGGTTGCAGCTGTAA
- a CDS encoding glycoside hydrolase family 18 protein: MKHRILSVLMLVVVACSITAFVNTPPKTKKVVIAYVGGFRGLVNADSIDVRKLTHINYAFVNVKDNAAWLENEATDTVNFRKLNLLKRINPDLKILISIGGWAWSDKFSDAVLTEASRKKFAQTSVAIIKKYKLDGVDIDWEYPAMPGEEDNVYRPEDKQNYTLMFKAIREELNALEKQTKKKYLLTTAVGGYHEYIEHTEMDKAQVYLDYVNIMSYDFKTGADSITGHHTNLFASNDYATERSTDRAITEFIAAGVPASKIVMGVAFYARSWTTNTPDNRGMNQLAVQAQWGGGYSKLKETTIDKNGFKRYWDERAKAPYLFNEEKRIFISYDDEMSITEKCHYVTAHKLGGVMFWEYSEDPKGYLLGTISRELK, encoded by the coding sequence ATGAAACATCGTATCCTCAGTGTCCTTATGCTTGTGGTCGTGGCCTGCAGCATAACGGCCTTCGTCAACACACCGCCTAAAACCAAGAAAGTGGTCATCGCCTATGTGGGCGGCTTTCGCGGACTGGTCAATGCCGACTCCATCGACGTGCGTAAACTGACGCACATCAACTATGCTTTCGTCAACGTGAAAGACAATGCCGCATGGTTAGAGAACGAAGCCACCGACACCGTGAACTTCCGGAAGCTCAATTTGCTAAAGCGCATCAATCCCGATCTGAAGATCCTCATCTCCATTGGCGGTTGGGCGTGGAGCGACAAGTTTTCGGACGCGGTGCTCACGGAAGCTTCGCGAAAAAAATTCGCGCAGACTTCGGTGGCCATCATCAAAAAATATAAGCTCGATGGTGTCGACATCGATTGGGAGTATCCGGCCATGCCCGGCGAAGAAGACAACGTGTATCGTCCGGAAGACAAACAAAACTACACGCTCATGTTCAAAGCGATCCGCGAAGAACTGAACGCGCTTGAAAAGCAAACGAAGAAAAAATATTTGCTCACCACGGCCGTTGGCGGATACCATGAATACATTGAACACACCGAGATGGACAAAGCGCAGGTGTATCTCGACTATGTGAACATCATGAGCTACGATTTCAAAACGGGTGCCGACAGCATCACAGGTCATCACACCAATCTGTTTGCCTCTAACGACTACGCTACCGAACGCTCAACGGACCGCGCCATCACAGAATTCATTGCCGCCGGTGTGCCCGCTTCGAAGATTGTTATGGGCGTAGCATTCTATGCCCGGTCATGGACAACAAATACCCCCGACAACAGGGGTATGAATCAGTTGGCCGTGCAAGCACAGTGGGGTGGTGGCTACTCCAAACTGAAAGAAACAACGATCGACAAAAATGGTTTTAAGCGTTATTGGGATGAGCGGGCCAAAGCGCCCTACCTGTTCAACGAAGAGAAAAGGATCTTCATTTCCTATGACGATGAGATGTCGATCACGGAGAAGTGTCACTATGTTACGGCACACAAACTCGGTGGGGTGATGTTTTGGGAGTACTCGGAAGATCCAAAAGGGTATCTTTTAGGCACGATAAGCCGGGAACTGAAGTAA
- a CDS encoding RNA recognition motif domain-containing protein, whose protein sequence is MNIYVANIPFKASEQELKGLFEEYGEVSSAKIVMDKVTQRSRGFGFIEMSDEAAARQAITSLNGFNFLGKTLVVNEARPRTDAPRSGGGGYRSGGGGGFNRRSNNEY, encoded by the coding sequence ATGAACATTTACGTTGCCAACATCCCTTTTAAGGCATCCGAACAGGAATTGAAGGGATTATTCGAAGAGTATGGCGAAGTTTCTTCAGCCAAGATTGTCATGGACAAAGTAACTCAGCGTAGTCGTGGTTTCGGTTTTATCGAAATGTCAGACGAAGCTGCTGCCCGTCAGGCTATCACTAGCTTAAACGGTTTCAACTTCCTGGGAAAAACCCTGGTGGTGAACGAAGCAAGACCCCGGACTGATGCACCCCGCAGTGGTGGTGGTGGATACAGAAGCGGTGGTGGCGGTGGTTTTAACCGCAGAAGCAATAACGAGTATTAA
- a CDS encoding DoxX family protein — MNVITNVERWGNSHRPGFLDAFRVLLGAFITYKGLYFIMHMHDLEMTTSGINVYFAGMTLAHYVVFAHILGGPLIVVGLYTRIVCLIQLPILIGAVFMVNYPAGFLSIGHHMELWASIVVLVGLVIFMVFGAGKYSIDAKRRREMEAAHLT; from the coding sequence ATGAATGTGATCACCAATGTGGAGCGGTGGGGTAATAGTCATCGCCCCGGATTTTTGGATGCGTTTCGGGTATTGTTAGGTGCTTTCATTACCTACAAGGGGCTGTACTTCATCATGCATATGCATGACCTTGAAATGACAACGTCCGGTATCAATGTTTACTTCGCCGGTATGACACTTGCACACTATGTTGTGTTCGCGCATATTTTAGGCGGTCCGCTGATTGTCGTGGGTCTTTACACGCGCATTGTGTGCCTGATCCAATTGCCTATACTGATCGGAGCCGTCTTTATGGTAAACTATCCAGCAGGATTTCTTTCCATAGGACATCATATGGAGCTTTGGGCATCAATCGTTGTCTTGGTTGGCTTGGTCATCTTCATGGTGTTTGGTGCGGGAAAATATTCCATCGACGCCAAGCGCAGAAGAGAGATGGAGGCAGCTCATCTAACATAA
- a CDS encoding gluconokinase produces the protein MKYTIGIDIGTGSTKAVAVDVAGKVLATAQQAYPILTPQPNLSEQQPQLIRQAFVQCILRVLQEVKETPAGIVISSAMHSLILVDAHGEPLMNMITWADNRAAATARQIQQSASGEKIYRQSGTPVHAMTPLSKIVWLKDHQPDLFKAVHKFISIKEYIWYSLFGAFEVDYSIASATGLFNIEELSWNTDSLTLCAITSDQLSKPVPTHHTRTGLAPALSAELAPVATVPFFIGSSDGCMANLGSFAVTPGIAALTIGTSGAIRVASTRPTYNFKAMTFNYRLDEQMFISGGPINNGGYVLKWYAEVFLQRTLASGKDYDALLDGLDDVKAGANGLIFLPYILGERAPIWDSDASGAFFGIRNFHTQAHFTRAVIEGISMALYSIAVAMEKSGLNIERVHVSGGFVHSQAWLQILADVFNKEICLINPEDASALGAAYLGLKSLGLIPDYEVLRSSERVSYRPIKENHERYIKSFRMYERLYENLKDEMEDIQQLRSL, from the coding sequence ATGAAATATACCATCGGTATTGACATCGGCACCGGCAGCACCAAAGCGGTGGCCGTAGACGTTGCAGGCAAAGTGCTGGCCACCGCCCAGCAGGCCTACCCCATCCTCACACCCCAACCTAACCTGAGCGAACAACAGCCGCAACTCATCCGGCAGGCGTTCGTGCAGTGCATTCTCCGCGTACTCCAGGAGGTAAAGGAAACGCCGGCTGGCATCGTCATCAGCAGCGCCATGCACAGCTTGATCCTGGTCGACGCCCACGGCGAGCCGCTCATGAACATGATCACCTGGGCCGATAATCGGGCCGCCGCCACTGCCCGCCAGATCCAGCAGTCGGCCTCCGGCGAAAAGATCTACCGCCAATCCGGAACGCCCGTGCATGCCATGACCCCGCTCAGCAAGATCGTCTGGCTCAAAGACCATCAACCCGACTTGTTTAAAGCGGTCCATAAATTCATTTCCATAAAAGAATATATCTGGTATAGCCTTTTCGGCGCATTTGAGGTGGACTACTCCATTGCCTCTGCCACGGGGCTGTTCAACATTGAGGAACTAAGTTGGAACACCGATTCACTGACCTTGTGCGCCATCACGTCCGACCAACTGAGCAAGCCCGTACCCACGCACCATACGCGCACAGGGCTCGCTCCTGCCCTTTCCGCCGAGCTGGCACCGGTAGCTACCGTGCCGTTCTTTATCGGCTCCAGCGACGGTTGTATGGCCAACCTGGGCAGCTTTGCTGTAACGCCCGGCATCGCCGCCCTCACCATCGGCACCAGCGGGGCCATACGGGTGGCCAGCACGCGCCCGACCTACAACTTCAAGGCTATGACGTTCAACTACCGGCTGGATGAGCAGATGTTCATCTCGGGCGGGCCCATCAACAACGGGGGCTATGTCTTGAAATGGTATGCCGAGGTGTTCCTTCAACGGACCCTGGCCAGTGGCAAAGACTACGATGCCCTGCTCGACGGCCTGGACGATGTGAAGGCCGGCGCCAACGGTCTGATCTTCCTGCCCTACATCCTGGGCGAACGCGCGCCCATCTGGGACAGCGACGCCAGCGGTGCTTTCTTCGGGATCCGGAATTTTCATACGCAGGCCCATTTCACCCGCGCCGTCATCGAAGGCATCTCCATGGCGCTCTACAGCATTGCCGTGGCGATGGAGAAATCGGGGTTGAACATCGAGCGGGTGCATGTGAGCGGGGGCTTTGTGCATTCGCAGGCCTGGCTGCAAATACTGGCCGACGTTTTCAACAAAGAGATCTGCCTCATCAATCCCGAGGACGCCTCGGCGTTGGGCGCCGCCTACCTGGGCTTAAAGTCGCTTGGACTTATTCCTGATTATGAGGTCTTGAGGTCATCGGAGCGGGTTTCCTATCGCCCGATAAAAGAGAATCACGAGCGCTACATAAAATCTTTCCGGATGTATGAACGCCTGTATGAAAACCTGAAAGACGAGATGGAGGATATTCAGCAGCTGAGAAGCTTGTAA
- a CDS encoding metallophosphoesterase: protein MSEGIGYRILMTAGGILLMLLVDLYTYQAIRTASHASHRLVKNSTRGIFWLTSILSVFSLIWVVLIDISNEKLRQWLVIVLAILYFSKILLLVFVIIDDIRRGILLANRFMKKRWQREAEVVEEEPFISRSEFLSRTAIVAGSVPLTGLSFGILTGAHDYRVRKQVIRLPHLPKAFDGILLGQISDIHTGSLFNKTAIRGGVDLLMQEKPDVIFFTGDLVTIETREAKDYVPIFEKLKAPLGVFSVTGNHDYGNYREWSTPEAKRKNFEDMLAAHKQLGYDLLMNEHRFLETGGDKLAILGVENWGVGPAHRFPKYGKLDLAYPGTEEAPVKILLSHDPTHWDAQIRPEYGNIDLTLSGHTHGYQLGVNLGSYTWSPAQYRFKQWAGLYQEGNQYLYVNRGFGCVGYPGRIGMPPELTLIQLKRS, encoded by the coding sequence ATGAGCGAAGGAATCGGGTATAGAATATTGATGACGGCCGGTGGCATCTTGCTGATGCTGCTGGTGGATCTCTATACCTACCAGGCTATACGCACAGCCAGTCACGCATCGCACCGGCTGGTGAAGAACAGTACGCGTGGCATTTTCTGGCTCACGTCCATCCTTTCTGTTTTCTCGTTGATCTGGGTGGTGCTCATCGACATCTCCAATGAAAAGCTTCGGCAGTGGCTGGTCATTGTGTTGGCCATTCTTTATTTCTCTAAGATACTATTGCTCGTCTTCGTGATCATCGACGACATTCGCCGCGGGATACTGCTGGCCAATCGGTTCATGAAGAAGCGGTGGCAAAGAGAAGCCGAAGTCGTCGAGGAGGAACCCTTCATCTCACGCTCGGAATTTCTTTCGCGCACGGCCATCGTCGCCGGCAGTGTTCCGCTGACGGGACTTTCGTTTGGCATACTCACTGGTGCGCACGACTACAGGGTGCGCAAACAGGTCATTCGCTTACCCCATCTTCCCAAAGCTTTCGACGGCATCCTGCTGGGGCAGATCTCCGACATCCACACCGGATCGCTGTTCAACAAAACCGCGATCCGGGGTGGGGTTGACTTGTTAATGCAGGAAAAACCGGATGTGATCTTTTTCACCGGCGACCTGGTGACCATCGAAACCCGCGAAGCCAAAGACTATGTTCCCATCTTCGAAAAGCTCAAAGCTCCCCTGGGTGTGTTTTCCGTCACGGGCAACCACGACTATGGCAATTACCGGGAGTGGTCCACCCCGGAGGCTAAGCGCAAAAATTTTGAAGACATGCTGGCGGCCCACAAACAGTTGGGCTATGATCTGTTGATGAACGAACACCGCTTCCTGGAAACGGGCGGCGACAAACTGGCCATCCTGGGGGTGGAGAACTGGGGCGTAGGTCCGGCCCATCGCTTCCCAAAGTATGGCAAGCTTGACCTGGCTTATCCGGGAACCGAAGAAGCTCCCGTGAAAATACTCCTCTCACATGACCCCACGCATTGGGATGCCCAGATCAGACCGGAATATGGCAATATCGATCTCACGCTATCGGGGCACACGCATGGCTACCAACTCGGCGTAAACCTGGGCAGCTACACCTGGAGTCCGGCGCAATACCGCTTCAAACAGTGGGCGGGACTTTACCAGGAGGGCAATCAATATCTTTATGTGAACCGGGGCTTTGGCTGCGTAGGGTATCCCGGGCGTATTGGCATGCCCCCCGAGCTCACCCTCATCCAACTGAAGCGCAGCTAA
- a CDS encoding metallophosphoesterase → MKPRIMTVAIFALFFLLIDYYVYQGVSVVSQNWGAPWRAIFRYGFWALTTLSVLALLWYSFGDPYKYHPDVRNWVRVALSVMYLSKFFGVIVLFVDDLQRGVRWIVQFFNKGASGDTTGTAIPRSEFLAKTALVAASVPLGAMAYGIISGAHDYRIKRQVVKLPNLPKAFDGLKIAHLSDIHSGSFFNKVAVKGGVQMALDEKPDVIFFTGDLVNNEAREVKDYIDIFNKLKAPLGVYSVTGNHDYGDYHAWPSMQAKQNNFKDLMEAHRLLGFDLLMNEHRFLELNGEKIAILGNENYGGKRFAKYGRLDQAYAGTDEAPVKLLLSHDPSHWDVQVRESYPDIDLMFAGHTHGFQFGVEIGGFKWSPSQYAYKQWAGLYQEGSQYLYVNRGFGYLGYPGRIGMPPEITLIELKRA, encoded by the coding sequence ATGAAACCCAGGATTATGACCGTTGCCATCTTCGCGCTCTTCTTTTTATTGATTGATTATTATGTCTACCAAGGCGTGTCCGTCGTTTCGCAAAACTGGGGTGCGCCGTGGCGAGCTATATTTCGCTATGGATTTTGGGCGCTGACCACGTTGAGCGTACTGGCACTTTTATGGTACAGTTTCGGCGATCCCTACAAGTATCATCCCGATGTGAGAAATTGGGTGAGGGTCGCTTTATCGGTTATGTACCTTTCCAAATTTTTCGGTGTTATCGTTTTGTTTGTCGATGACCTCCAGCGCGGTGTTCGCTGGATCGTGCAATTCTTTAACAAGGGCGCTTCCGGCGACACGACCGGCACGGCGATCCCCCGCTCTGAATTCCTTGCCAAAACAGCGCTCGTCGCGGCGAGTGTTCCTCTGGGCGCCATGGCCTATGGCATCATTTCCGGTGCGCACGACTATAGAATAAAAAGGCAGGTAGTGAAATTGCCAAACCTCCCGAAAGCTTTCGACGGCCTGAAGATCGCTCACCTCTCCGACATCCACTCGGGCAGCTTCTTCAACAAAGTGGCTGTGAAAGGCGGCGTGCAAATGGCGCTCGATGAAAAACCCGATGTGATCTTTTTCACCGGCGACCTGGTGAACAACGAAGCCCGTGAAGTGAAGGACTACATCGACATCTTCAATAAATTGAAAGCACCCCTCGGTGTTTACTCCGTGACCGGCAACCACGACTATGGCGACTATCACGCCTGGCCATCGATGCAAGCCAAGCAAAACAATTTTAAAGACCTCATGGAAGCACACCGGCTGCTGGGCTTCGATCTGTTGATGAACGAGCACCGCTTCCTGGAGTTGAATGGCGAGAAGATCGCTATTTTGGGAAACGAGAACTACGGCGGAAAACGGTTTGCAAAATATGGCCGGCTGGATCAGGCGTACGCGGGAACAGACGAGGCACCGGTGAAGCTGTTGCTCTCACATGATCCCAGCCATTGGGATGTACAGGTACGCGAATCGTACCCGGATATCGATCTGATGTTTGCCGGCCATACGCATGGCTTCCAGTTTGGCGTGGAGATCGGCGGCTTTAAGTGGAGCCCTTCGCAGTATGCCTACAAGCAATGGGCGGGACTTTACCAGGAAGGTTCGCAATACTTGTATGTGAACCGCGGGTTTGGCTACCTGGGATATCCGGGCAGGATTGGGATGCCACCAGAGATCACCCTGATCGAGTTGAAGCGGGCGTAA